In Paenibacillus kyungheensis, the following are encoded in one genomic region:
- the fabZ gene encoding 3-hydroxyacyl-ACP dehydratase FabZ, with amino-acid sequence MRGVLVVLDVQQIQEIIPHRPPFLLVDRILELEVGKRAVGIKNVTINEPFFVGHFPGYPVMPGVLIVEALAQVGAVAILQMEANRNKLAMFAGIDGVRFRGQVVPGDTLQLEVEITRMKASIGKGQAKATVNGTVVAEGEIMFALTDPNKE; translated from the coding sequence ATGAGAGGGGTTTTGGTTGTGTTAGATGTACAACAAATTCAGGAGATTATACCGCATCGTCCTCCTTTTTTACTGGTAGATCGCATACTGGAATTGGAAGTCGGTAAACGTGCAGTAGGGATCAAAAATGTAACAATCAATGAACCTTTTTTTGTAGGACATTTTCCGGGCTATCCGGTAATGCCAGGTGTGCTGATTGTTGAAGCGTTAGCTCAAGTAGGTGCAGTAGCTATTTTACAAATGGAAGCTAACCGTAATAAACTAGCTATGTTTGCAGGGATCGATGGTGTTCGTTTCCGTGGACAGGTTGTGCCTGGAGATACACTTCAATTAGAAGTAGAAATTACCCGTATGAAAGCATCGATTGGTAAAGGTCAGGCCAAAGCAACTGTTAATGGTACAGTTGTTGCTGAAGGCGAAATTATGTTTGCACTGACTGATCCGAATAAAGAATAA
- a CDS encoding DNA-directed RNA polymerase subunit beta — translation MASRRAAVQEAAKAQGKATPNKKIVRKPAAPERKEPEKKPATRSSSAGIKTLRVLLVIVGFVVALIAGLAVGYAMIGKQNISDVLYPETWAHIFQLVFAP, via the coding sequence GTGGCTAGTAGACGCGCAGCCGTACAAGAAGCGGCTAAAGCTCAAGGGAAAGCAACTCCTAACAAAAAAATTGTGAGAAAACCTGCTGCACCTGAGAGAAAAGAGCCGGAGAAGAAGCCAGCCACTCGATCTTCTTCGGCAGGTATCAAAACACTACGTGTACTATTAGTGATCGTTGGATTTGTTGTTGCTTTGATAGCAGGCTTAGCAGTAGGTTATGCTATGATTGGCAAACAAAATATATCGGATGTATTATATCCAGAAACATGGGCGCATATTTTTCAACTTGTTTTTGCACCATGA
- a CDS encoding flagellar hook-basal body protein has protein sequence MNNSMISAMVAMSGIQQKLGVVSDNIANADTVGYKGKQATFEDVFTAVKQQPGAASALPGRVTGAGYNLGFGARMGDVTMNTAQGEMQTTNNPTDLAIQGDGMFAVSADGKQGWTREGSFHFVPSATDPTKAFMATDQGYLLMGKNARGVSAPLEVPAKTNIQIDDKGVVRSTDSAGKITILPQTVQVDRVIHPEGLTQMDGNLFMLPTGANLNDVVGTMSPTTQIRQGFLEGSNVDLSAEMSELITVQRAYQLAARTLSSSDNMMSITNSIRG, from the coding sequence ATGAATAATTCGATGATCAGTGCAATGGTAGCGATGAGCGGTATCCAGCAAAAACTGGGTGTGGTATCTGACAACATTGCGAATGCCGATACCGTTGGATATAAAGGAAAGCAAGCTACATTTGAAGATGTATTTACCGCTGTCAAACAGCAACCAGGTGCAGCGTCTGCTTTGCCAGGTCGTGTAACAGGTGCTGGGTACAATCTTGGGTTTGGTGCTCGTATGGGCGATGTGACGATGAATACAGCTCAAGGTGAAATGCAGACGACTAACAATCCAACGGATTTGGCTATTCAAGGTGACGGTATGTTTGCAGTGAGTGCCGATGGTAAGCAAGGTTGGACACGTGAAGGTTCTTTCCACTTCGTACCGTCAGCAACCGATCCGACCAAAGCATTTATGGCAACCGATCAAGGCTATTTACTTATGGGGAAAAATGCTAGAGGTGTATCTGCTCCTCTAGAAGTTCCAGCCAAAACTAATATCCAGATCGATGACAAAGGTGTTGTTCGTTCTACAGATAGCGCAGGTAAAATTACAATCCTTCCACAAACCGTTCAAGTAGATCGTGTCATTCATCCAGAAGGTCTTACACAAATGGATGGCAACTTATTCATGTTACCTACCGGAGCGAACTTGAATGATGTTGTAGGCACGATGTCACCAACAACTCAAATCCGTCAGGGATTTTTGGAAGGTTCTAATGTCGATTTGAGTGCAGAAATGTCTGAATTGATTACAGTGCAACGTGCATATCAGCTGGCAGCACGTACGTTATCTTCTAGTGATAATATGATGAGTATTACCAATAGTATTCGTGGCTAG
- a CDS encoding flagellar hook-basal body protein, giving the protein MLRGLYTAASGMITQQRRHDTVTQNIANVNTPGYKQVESIERSFPEMLISLNNGDQGASNQNIGRLNTGVLAEESISMNVQGDMRQTNSADDFALVSEINLADPTTRQNIPFDASGKYVAENGTVTYRPQAFFTATSKTGETGYTRDGNFQLNAAGQLLTSTGNQVLGATGNPITLRGSIDDYNFDSRGNITTKLNGATVGRLGISVVNLPGQMTRAGDGLFRVTDPATAGVRQLQAGDNVEVRQGYLEGSTVDAAASMVDLTAALRAYEANQKIVQFYDKSLDKTVNDVGRV; this is encoded by the coding sequence ATGTTAAGAGGTCTATATACGGCAGCTTCAGGTATGATCACTCAGCAACGTCGCCATGATACCGTGACGCAAAATATAGCAAACGTAAATACCCCTGGATACAAGCAAGTAGAGAGTATTGAACGTTCTTTTCCAGAAATGCTGATCTCGCTAAATAATGGAGATCAAGGAGCAAGCAACCAAAATATTGGTCGTTTGAATACAGGCGTACTGGCAGAAGAAAGCATCTCTATGAATGTACAAGGTGATATGCGTCAGACGAATTCGGCAGACGACTTTGCTTTGGTGTCAGAGATTAATCTGGCAGACCCGACAACCCGGCAGAACATTCCTTTCGATGCTTCAGGTAAATATGTAGCAGAAAACGGTACCGTGACGTACCGTCCACAAGCTTTTTTTACAGCAACTAGCAAAACAGGTGAGACTGGTTATACGCGTGACGGTAATTTTCAATTGAATGCAGCAGGACAATTATTGACATCTACAGGTAATCAGGTATTAGGAGCAACAGGTAATCCGATTACACTACGTGGTTCAATCGATGATTATAATTTTGATTCAAGAGGAAATATCACAACCAAATTGAATGGCGCTACAGTAGGACGCTTAGGAATTTCTGTAGTCAATCTACCAGGTCAGATGACTCGTGCAGGTGATGGATTATTTCGTGTAACAGATCCAGCTACAGCAGGGGTGAGACAATTGCAAGCAGGCGATAATGTAGAAGTTCGTCAAGGTTACTTGGAAGGTTCTACAGTAGATGCAGCCGCTTCAATGGTTGATTTAACAGCAGCACTTCGTGCTTATGAAGCCAATCAGAAGATCGTACAATTTTATGATAAAAGCTTAGACAAAACAGTCAATGACGTAGGTCGTGTATAA
- the mreB gene encoding rod shape-determining protein MreB, protein MFSKDIGIDLGTANVLIHVKGKGVVLDEPSVVAIETTTKRVLAVGEEARRMIGRAPENIVVIRPLRDGVIADFEVTETMLKHFINKVGARSWYSHPRILICAPTNITSVEQKSIREAAERSGAKEVFLEAEPKAAAIGAGMNIFEPSGNMVIDIGGGTTDIAVLSMGDIVTSASLKVAGDKFDESVIRHIKNKYKLLIGERTAEDIKINIATVRPGGVQREMDIRGRDIVSGLPKTITISSGEVQEALSDTILSIVAAAKTVLEQTPPELSADIIDRGVILTGGGAMLDGLEELLSQELHVPVLVAEDPMHCVVKGTGIMLNNLDKVSKKKF, encoded by the coding sequence ATGTTCAGCAAGGATATTGGAATCGATTTAGGTACAGCAAATGTTTTGATTCATGTAAAAGGAAAAGGTGTCGTGTTGGACGAACCTTCAGTAGTCGCTATAGAAACAACAACCAAACGTGTACTTGCTGTCGGTGAAGAAGCAAGACGTATGATCGGTCGGGCACCGGAAAATATTGTCGTTATTCGTCCACTTCGTGATGGAGTTATTGCAGATTTTGAAGTAACCGAAACGATGCTTAAACACTTTATTAATAAAGTAGGCGCTCGTAGCTGGTATAGCCATCCTCGTATTTTGATCTGTGCACCTACCAATATTACTTCTGTTGAGCAAAAGTCGATTCGTGAAGCAGCAGAACGCAGTGGTGCCAAAGAAGTGTTTTTAGAAGCAGAACCCAAAGCAGCAGCGATCGGAGCAGGTATGAATATTTTCGAACCAAGTGGTAATATGGTTATTGATATCGGTGGAGGTACAACCGATATCGCTGTATTGTCTATGGGTGATATTGTAACTTCAGCTTCACTAAAAGTTGCTGGAGACAAATTCGATGAATCGGTCATTAGACATATCAAAAATAAATATAAATTGCTGATCGGTGAACGTACAGCAGAAGATATCAAAATTAATATTGCGACAGTACGCCCGGGTGGTGTACAAAGAGAAATGGATATTCGTGGTCGTGATATCGTAAGCGGATTGCCTAAAACAATTACAATTTCGTCCGGTGAAGTACAAGAAGCATTATCCGATACGATTTTGTCGATTGTAGCAGCAGCCAAAACTGTGTTAGAGCAGACGCCTCCAGAATTATCCGCAGATATTATTGATCGTGGTGTTATTTTGACAGGTGGCGGAGCGATGTTAGACGGGTTAGAAGAATTATTATCTCAAGAATTACATGTCCCTGTACTGGTTGCAGAAGATCCTATGCACTGTGTTGTTAAAGGAACAGGAATTATGTTAAATAATTTGGACAAAGTCTCTAAAAAAAAGTTCTAG
- the murA gene encoding UDP-N-acetylglucosamine 1-carboxyvinyltransferase, translated as MSKFIVRGGKRLTGSVKVSGAKNSVLPIIAASLLGENGVSVIHDAPSLDDVMTISKVLESLGAVVTYQDETIQVNAEELTSCEAPYEWVSKMRASFLVMGPLLTRLGKTRISLPGGCAIGTRPIDQHLKGFEAMGAEINLGQGYIEAKCDGRLRGAKIYLDVASVGATENIMMAATLAEGTTTIENAAKEPEIVDLANYLNSMGAIVRGAGTGVIRIEGVESLNGTEHTVIPDRIEAGTYMVAAAITGGNVYVEGAIADHLGPVISKMEEMGITIIPDENGVQVIADKPLRAVDLKTLPYPGFPTDMQAQMMALMLASEGTSIISETVFENRFMHVDEFNLMNAGIRIEGRTSIVTGGASLVGAKVCSTDLRAGAALICAGLISEGTTEVSGTHHIDRGYVHLAEKLSGLGADIWRLEEVEPSQEPTPAVEEQMAAFSDKTEKVNTATLNVQPTLA; from the coding sequence ATGAGCAAATTTATCGTCCGCGGTGGCAAGCGATTAACAGGAAGTGTTAAAGTTAGCGGAGCTAAGAATTCTGTTCTTCCAATTATTGCTGCCTCACTACTTGGAGAAAATGGTGTAAGTGTTATTCATGACGCACCTTCTCTTGACGATGTAATGACGATTAGTAAGGTATTAGAATCGCTAGGAGCGGTTGTTACATACCAAGATGAGACTATTCAGGTCAATGCAGAAGAATTAACTTCTTGTGAAGCACCGTATGAATGGGTAAGCAAAATGCGTGCCTCTTTCTTGGTTATGGGTCCATTGTTGACTCGCTTGGGTAAAACTCGTATTTCTTTACCTGGTGGTTGTGCAATTGGCACACGACCTATTGATCAGCATCTTAAAGGCTTTGAAGCTATGGGTGCAGAGATTAATTTGGGGCAAGGCTACATCGAAGCAAAATGTGATGGTAGACTTCGTGGAGCGAAGATTTATCTAGACGTAGCTAGCGTAGGCGCTACTGAAAACATTATGATGGCAGCTACTCTTGCAGAAGGTACTACAACGATTGAGAATGCAGCTAAAGAACCTGAAATTGTAGACTTGGCTAACTACCTTAACAGTATGGGTGCTATAGTTCGCGGAGCAGGTACAGGTGTTATTCGCATTGAAGGTGTAGAATCTCTTAACGGTACAGAACACACAGTTATACCTGATCGTATTGAGGCAGGTACATATATGGTTGCCGCAGCTATCACTGGTGGTAACGTGTACGTGGAAGGTGCTATCGCTGATCATTTGGGTCCTGTTATTTCTAAAATGGAAGAGATGGGTATTACGATCATTCCAGACGAAAATGGAGTGCAGGTTATTGCAGATAAGCCACTTCGTGCTGTCGACTTAAAAACTTTACCTTACCCTGGTTTCCCAACAGATATGCAAGCACAGATGATGGCGTTAATGCTTGCTTCTGAAGGAACTAGTATTATTAGTGAAACTGTATTTGAAAATCGTTTTATGCATGTCGATGAGTTCAACCTGATGAACGCGGGGATTCGTATTGAAGGTAGAACATCAATCGTAACAGGTGGAGCAAGTCTAGTGGGCGCGAAAGTATGCTCAACAGATTTGCGCGCAGGAGCTGCATTGATTTGTGCAGGTTTGATCTCTGAAGGAACAACAGAAGTTAGTGGAACGCACCATATTGATCGTGGATATGTGCATTTGGCTGAGAAGTTGTCTGGATTGGGAGCAGATATCTGGCGCTTGGAAGAAGTAGAACCTTCTCAAGAACCTACACCTGCGGTAGAAGAACAAATGGCTGCTTTTTCTGACAAAACAGAAAAAGTAAACACAGCTACTTTGAACGTTCAACCAACACTTGCTTAA
- a CDS encoding DUF1146 family protein — protein sequence MSTVDTVSAVGVNGLLSIFISLLCIGLSWWALQNLKLDLLIRYPKSAAGKLLHLLLSIVLGHFVSNFLLDYIRWTQSIRFMF from the coding sequence ATGAGTACGGTAGATACAGTGTCCGCTGTCGGTGTGAACGGTTTACTATCCATATTCATATCGCTCCTTTGTATTGGTCTGTCCTGGTGGGCATTGCAAAATTTAAAACTTGATTTACTGATTCGTTATCCCAAAAGTGCTGCCGGCAAATTGCTCCATTTGTTATTGTCGATTGTACTCGGGCATTTCGTATCCAACTTCCTGCTGGATTATATCCGCTGGACACAGTCTATCCGATTTATGTTTTGA
- a CDS encoding F0F1 ATP synthase subunit epsilon, with amino-acid sequence MSTFLLEIVTPERLVFSEQVDQLRATGVEGQLGILAGHIPMVTPLEVAPLVYKVNGKETVVAIQSGFLEVRADKVVVLADSAELPNNIDIERARAAKERAERRLNNKSTQDHIDFRRAELALQRAMNRLKVSSAGENR; translated from the coding sequence GTGAGCACGTTTCTATTGGAAATTGTAACACCTGAACGTCTGGTGTTTTCCGAACAGGTGGATCAATTAAGAGCCACAGGTGTAGAAGGTCAACTTGGGATTCTAGCAGGTCACATTCCGATGGTTACTCCACTAGAAGTCGCTCCATTGGTGTACAAAGTCAATGGGAAAGAAACAGTGGTAGCTATTCAGAGTGGATTTCTAGAAGTCCGTGCTGATAAAGTAGTAGTGTTGGCAGATAGTGCAGAATTGCCGAACAATATTGATATTGAACGTGCAAGAGCAGCAAAAGAACGTGCTGAGCGCCGTCTCAACAACAAGTCGACTCAAGATCACATTGACTTCCGCCGGGCTGAACTTGCTTTACAACGAGCAATGAATCGTCTTAAAGTATCTTCAGCTGGTGAGAACCGTTAA